The nucleotide window CGTCTCGGCGCGATGCGCGATACCGCGCCGGACTTCGCACCACTGGTGCCGGAAATGCGCTGCTTCTATGGCATCGGTTCGCTCGCCCGCACACGCCGGATGAAGACGCCCGCAGACCTTTCCTTTTCCCAAAGTGGCAACCGCGAGAATGACGAGGACGACACGCTCGCCGCGCTGCGCGAGCGCCAGCGTCTCGCCCTCACGCCCCAACGCGCCGCCCGTCTCGTGGCACGTCTCGCCGACAAGCTCGCGGCCACCACCGGCACCGATCAATTCACCGCCTCCTCGGTGGACGAGATGCTCGATCTGCTGGCCACCGCCGCCTACGACCACGCCACCACCATGGATGGAAAGACCATCCGCTGGAAGGTGGAAGGCCACCGCCGCGCCAACGGGCTCGATCCCGAAACCATCCCTCACGACGAACAAGCCGGCTGGCGCATGGAGCGCTTCGCCATCACCCGCCACGCATGAACGACTCCGATCCCAACTGGCCGCGTTTCTGGGCGGACGTGCCCGATACCGACCGCGCGCCGCTGCGCGAAATCCTCGCCGACCTGCTCGGCCGCGGCACGATCATCGGCACGGAAGGTGGCAACCGCGATCTGTTCCTGCTGGCGCGCGATCACTACCGCGAGCATCTCAGCGACTATCTCGCTCCGCTCGGGCTCGAGCTGATCGTCGATGATGACTTCTTCCTCCTCCAAGCACGCCCGCGCCCGGAGACCTGCCTGCTGCTCAGCCAATTCACCAAGGATGAAACGCTGCTCCTCCTGGTGCTGTGGCGCGCCTGGGACGATCATCGCACCACCCAGATGTCGTCCTCCGTCGTCATCACCGTGGACGATCTGTGGAACCGCTTCCGCAATACCTTCGACCAGATCGAGCCGCCGGAAAAAACCCACCTCGATGCCCTGCTCGCGCGCCTGAAGCGCCATCGCCTGATCCGCACCCACAAACCGGATGGCGTCACCCAACTCGGTGAAATGCTCATCGAGGTCCTCCCCAGCCTGCCCCGTGTGATCCCCTTCGATTCCATCGAGGATTGGCTCGCCCGCGCCGCGCTCTATCAGCCCACCGCTGAAGCCTCTTCCAATTAGTCATTTCTCTCCATGCGCGTTCATCTCAGTCGCATCCTCGCCGTGAACTGGTACGGCTACCGCCAGTTCATTGATGTCTCCGGCCTCACACTCATCACCGGAGCGAATGGCTCGGGCAAGAGCGCGTTGCTCGACCTGTTGCAGTTCGTGATGCTCGGCGAAGCGGGCAGCCGCTTCAACAAGGCAGCGGCCGGCGCAGGCAGCGGACGCACCCTGCGCGGCTACTGCCTCTGCGACACCAACACCGTCGGCAAGGACGGCCAGGAGCGTTTCCTGCGCCCCAGCGGCGTGACACTCGCCGGTCTGGAATTCGCATGGCCACTACAAGCTGGTGAACCCGAACCGCGCCGCGAGACCTGGGGCGCTCGCATCGAATACGAAGGCCCGACCGCCAAGCCACGCACGCTGTGGTTCACCGTTCCCGGGCGACTCGAAAAGGAGGACTTCCTCGCCCAACAGCTTCTCGATGACTCGATCGCCTTCCTCTCGGAGGAGGAGTTCCGCGTGCACCTGAAGCGCGATCTCGAAGGCGAGGCATGGGACCGGCAGGCCAGCTATCTCGAAGAGATGGCCTCGCGCTCGCATCTCGGCTTTGACCGGCCGCAGATGAACAAGACGCTGCCGAACTCGATGGCGTTCCAGCCGGTGGACAGCTTCGAGAAATTCATCCGCGACTATCTGTTGGAGCCGGGCCTGCCGGATGTGAAGGCCGTACGCGCCAGCGTGGATGCACACCGCCGTGCCCAGGAACGGCTCGATACGATGCATGACCAGCACCAGCGGCTGGTCCGCATCTGCGACCAGCATGCTGCCTATCACGAGGCCCGCCGCGAGGCCCGTCTCTACGCCCATCTGCGCGATGCCCTCGCCCATGAGGACAAGCTGGAGAAACTCACCGGTCATCGCACCCGCATCGATCAGCTCCGCCTTCAGAACTCCGAGCAACGGGCCGACTACGAATCCGCGGTCGCCGAACGCAACGAGCTCGACCAGCAGCTCGCCGCCGTGCGCCTCGTCGCGGGCAATGATTCACAGATCGCCCACCTCGCGCAGAACCGCAGCCGCCGCGATGAACTCGGTCGCGAGATCGACGCGCTGCGCGAAGCCGCCAAGCACGCGCGCGAATTCCTCTACGAACGCACCCAGCACTGGAAGCACTGGCTGGAACTCGCGAAGTCGCTCGGCCTTGAAGAGCCATCGCAGGCACGCGATTGGATGAAGCAGATGCAGGACACCGAGGAAGCGCCCGCCCTCGATGCCGCCGCGCGCATGACCCGCATCTATCAGATGCTCGTCAATGACGGCCAGGATCAGCTCCGCCCGCTTGAGGAAAAGATCAAGGATCTCGAAGCCCGCGAGGCCCGGCTCCAGCGCGAACTCGATGATCTCGATCGCAAGGGCAGCGCCGCTCCGTCACCATTGCTGGATGCATTGAAGTCACGCGGCCAGCGTGCCGTCGCACTTGGCCGGGTGATCGAGGTAAAGCCCGAAGCGGAACCGTGGTGGCCGCTGCTGGAGTCGCTGCTCGGCCCGAATCGCCAGGCGGTGCTCGCGGAAGATTTCACCGCCGCGTGGGATCAGGCCCAGCGCCTCGGTCACATCGATGAGCCGCTGGTTCATCCGGAGGAACTCACCAAGCGCGAAGCAAAGGCGGGTTCCGTCGCCGACTTTTTCGAAACCGCCAACGATGATGCGAAGGCCTATCTCCGTCATCTGTTCGGGGATGTCGTGGCCGTTGAGAAAGCCCGCCAGCTCGACAAGCATCCGCGCGCGCTTTCACGCGATGGCTGGCTGAAGGATCCGCCGCTGCGGCTGCATCTCCAACCCTCAAAGGAATTCACCATCGGTGAAGAAGGCTTGCGTCGTCTGCGCACGCTGCGCGAGGACGAGTTGGAGCAGGTCCGCGAGGAACTCGTGCGCCTGCGCAATGCCCGCGATGGCTGGAAGCTGTGGCTGCACCGCGGTCAGGAGTGGCACCTCGACAAGGCGGACGCGCCCAGCGGCACCGGTGGTCTTCATCAGCTCCCGCGTTTGAAGAAAGAAGCGCAGTCGCTGGATGAAACCATCCGCCTGCTCGCCACTCCGGAACGTGAGGAGACGGTGGAGAAACTCCGCGTGCTGGAGAAAACTTTCCACGGCGTGATCGAACGCATCGGCCGTCTCGATGCGACCTTGTCGAAATTCTCCCAACAGGAGCGCGAGCTGCTCGACTCCATCGCCTCGGCGGAGGAAGACGAGCGCAGCGCCCTGCACACCCGCCAGTTCAGCCGCGAGTTGCTCGAAGGCGTGCGCGAGGCGGAGATCGCCTCGCAGATCGAATCGGTCTGTGACCAGTTCCCGAAATGGCAACAGCGTATCGACGCCGCCAAGGTGGTCGCGGACACCCGCAGTCACGATGCGGAAAAGGCCCGCGACATGCGCGACATCGAACGCCGCGCTTTGGCCGAGAAGCATCCGGAAACCGCCGAGGTCTTCGATCCCGCGGACGAATCCAACGACCGCTACGAGGCACGCCGCAGGGAGCTGGAGGAACATGAACTCGAACGCTTCCGTGCCGCGGCTGAAGACGCCCGCCGCGAGTGGGAGGATCGCCTCCAGCACCAGGTGCTCGATGTGCTCAAGGAGAAGCTCGATGAAGCGGAGCGCACCAAGCGCGAACTCAATCGCGCCATGGATCACGACATCGGCGGCTGGCGCTACCAGCTCTCGATGCGCGCCGACCGCACCCACAGTGCGATCTGGACGTTGGTCGACAAGGGCCTCAATCCCGGCCTCGAACTTTTCGCTGCAGGCGGCAAGGAGGACATCGAGCGCGCCAAGCAGGCGCTGATGACCGCCATCGAGAATGCCGAGGATCCTCGTCATCAGAAGGCACTCGATTACCGGTTCTACCATCACTGGGATATCCAGGCCACCCCCACCGGCAAGGGCGAAGGCGCCGCGATCTCGCTCAACAAGAGCGCGAAGAAACAGAGCGGTGGCGAAAACCAGGCTCCGTTCTTCGTCGCCATGCTCGCCGCCTTCCAGCGCGTCTATGACATCGGCCGCAAGGAAACGCGCCAGAACCTCGGTGTGGTCATCATGGACGAGGCCTTCTCGAAGCTCTCCGGCGACCGCATCGACGCCTGTCTCGCGCTGGCCCGGAACTTCGGACTCCAGCTCATCATGGCCTTCCCCGAAGACCGCCTGCCGACGATGATCCAGCACGCCGAAACGGTGGTGCAGGCCCGCGTCGAGCGCGCCTATGATGACAAGAGCGGCAGCGTGACGAACATCGAGAACTGGTGCGTCAAGGTCGACCGTGGGAAGCTCGCCGAGGCGCTTGCGTAAGTAGGACGAGTTTCCAACTTGTGCTACTTATCTGCCCCCGTTTTCTCATTGGCCGCGCTAACAAAACCCGCCATCATGCGCGAAAATGCGCCAGTTCGATTGTCCACAGTGCGGGGCACCGGTTCCCTTTGAAACACCGGGCGCGGTGTTCGCGGTATGCCAGCATTGCCAGTCGATGGTGGTGCGCAAGGACGCCTCGGTCGAAACGATCGGCAAGATGGCCGATCTGCCGCCGGACGTCACCCCGCTGCAGATCGGTGCGAGGGGCGATCACAATGGCCGCCCATTCCGCCTGATGGGCCGTCTGCGTGTCGGCTGGACGGATGGCACGTGGAATGAATGGTACGCGGACTTCGGCGGAGACCGCTACGGCTGGATCGCGGAGACGCAGGGCTTCTTCATGATCTCGGAGGCCGCGCCGGTGCCGCCGGGTTTCAAGTTCGACAAGATCGCGATGCTCGGTCCCGAGTCGTCCATCGCGATCGGCCAGGACGCCTATCGAAAGACGGATCACAAAAAAACCCGCGTCATCGCCGGCGAAGGCGAACTGCCTTTCATCGCGAAGCCGAACGACGAATGGGTCGGCATCGACCTCGTTGGCCCGGGCCGGAAATTCGCAGGACTCGAAAGCGACGGCCCGGAAACGCGCTTCTACCTCGGTCTATCCGCCCAGCCGGAGGAAATCGCTTGGGAAGGCCTGCGCCCCGTGCCCGGTTGGAACGGTGAACCGGTACCGGTGGAGAAGCGCAATACCGACGCAGTCGGCTGTCCGGAATGCGGCGGAGTCATCCAGGTGAAGGCCGCCGGTCTGACCCAGAGTCTCGTGTGCGGTCACTGCGGTACGCTGCTGGATGCGAAAGGAAGCAAAGTCGCCGTTGCCCAGAAAATCGAAGCGGCCTCGCGCTTGGAACACCCGCCACTGCCGCTCGGCACGCGTGGAACGCTGAAGGGCATCGAGTGGGAAATCATCGGCTGCGTAAAGCGCCGTGATCAATACTCCCAGTGGACTGAAGGCCTGCTCTACAATCCATGGCACGGCTTCGCATGGCTGACCGAGTGGAACGGCCATTGGAACTACATGCGCCGCGTGCTGGAATCACCCGATCCGATGTCGCCCGTCTTTGAGGGTCGCCGCTACAAGCTCTTCGCCCGCGAGGAATCGATGGTCGTGGCGGTGGCGGGTGAGTTCTACTGGCGGGTTCGCATCGGTGAAAAATCCACCGTGGCGGACTACATCAATCCGCCACGTATCCTGTCCTCCGAGATCTATCCGGAGCTCGAAGAAGTCACCTGGTCGGAAGGCGAGTATATTTCCGGCCCGGAGGTCGGTGCCGCCTTCGGGATGAAGAACCTCGCGTTCGCCAGTGGCGTCTATCTCAACCAACCGAACCCGTGGGCGACCCGCGCTCCCACGCTGAGCCGCTACGCATGGATCGCCACCGCTGCTTTGCTCATCATCCAGATCGTCGGCATGGCCGGTGCGGGTAAGAAGGTGGTGCTCAACCAAGACTTCACCTATGAGAAGCCTGTTGCCGGAGCGCCTCCCATGCCCGCGCTGGTCTCGCCTTCATTCGATCTCGATGGCGGCCAGAGTCCCGCACGCGTGGAAGCGGAAGCCGCGGTCGACAATTCATGGATCGGCCTCGATGCCGACCTCGTCAACGAAACCACCGGCCAGACCTATCCGGCGGACATCTCCGTGGAATACTACCATGGCTACGATGATGGCAACTGGACCGAAGGCAGCCAGAAGGCGGGCAGCGACATCCCCGGCGTGCCTCCCGGACGCTACCATCTCCAACTGGCACCGGATGCCGATCCCGCACTGGCGAAGATGCCCTTCCATATCACGCTGAAACGGGGCGGCATCTTCTGGTCGAACTTCTTCCTGTGCCTCATCGCCATCTGGATCTGGCCGCTGTGGGCGAAGATCCGGAATTTCTCCTTCGAAGCCCGCCGCTGGAGCGAAAGCGATTTCACCTCATGACCTGCCGCCGATGAAACACCTCATCTACCTAGCCTGGACGGCGGCCGCCGCCGGTTACCTCTTCTTCGCCAATTCGCGTGGCTGGAGTCTCATCCACACGATGTCCCCCGCCCGTTTGTTTTCCTCGTCCGGACATGGTTCCGGCTTCCATCACAAATAAAAACGCCCCGCCATGGACCTCATCAACCTCAAGGACGTCGTCGCGTCGCTGCTCTATTCGATCATCGGCATCATCATCTTCTGCGTGTCCTTCATCATCGTGGACAAGCTCACTCCCTATGACCTGTGGAAGGAGTTGATCGAGCAGAAGAACCTCCCCCTGGCCATCGTCGTCGCCGGAGTGGGCCTCGGCCTGTGCATCATCATCGCCGCCTCCATCCACTGATCCCGCGGATGGAATCGCGCGGCATGCGCCTGCTGCTGCTGGCATCGGTCTTCACCATCGCCACCTGCGGGCTGATTTACGAGCTGATCGCCGGCACGCTGGCGTCGTATCTGCTCGGTGATTCGGTCACGCAGTTCTCGACCGTCATTGGTGTCTATCTCTTCGCCATGGGCGTGGGCTCGTGGCTGTCGAAGTTCGTGAAAGACAAGGTGCTCGCCACCTTCATCCGGGTGGAGTTCCTGATCGGTCTGATCGGTGGGTTTTCGGCGCTGCTGTTGTTCGCACTGTTCGATCAGGTGGCATCGTTCCGCGTGCTGCTCTATGGGCTGGTGTTCATCACTGGCGCGCTGGTAGGGCTGGAGATTCCGCTGCTTCTGCGATTGCTGAAGGATCAGTTGAAGTTCGAGGACCTGGTGTCCCGCGTCTTGTCCTTGGACTACATCGGCGCGCTGGCGGCCTCGTTGCTGTTCCCGCTGATCCTGGTGCCAAAACTGGGATTGGTCCGCTCTTCGTTCTTGTTCGGGCTGTTGAATGCAGGTGTCGGCCTGCTGGCCTTGCATTTCCTGCGCGCGAGCTTGGAACGCCAGCGCGCGCTGTGGGCGGGCGGCATTCTTTCCATCGTGCTGCTCGGCGCCGGCTTCGCGGGAGCCGACCACTGGCAGGCATGGGCGGAACGATCCGCCTACAACGAGAACATCATTTTCGCCCACAGCAGTCCTTACCAACGCCTGATCCTCACCCGTCATCGTGACGACCTGCGGCTCTACCTGAATGGCAATCTCCAGTTCAGCTCACGCGACGAATACCGCTACCATGAGACGCTGGTGCATCCGGTGCTGTCGCGGATCGAAAAGCCGAAGCAGGTGCTGGTCCTCGGCGGTGGCGACGGCCTCGCTGCTCGCGAGGTCCTGCGCTACCCCGCGGTCGAAGGCATCACGCTGGTGGACCTCGATGCGGAAATGACGCGGCTGTTTTCCCGACAACCGCTGCTCACCACGCTCAATGCCGGATCGCTGATCTCACCGAAGCTCCATATTGAGAACGCCGATGCCTTCACCTGGCTGGAAGAGGCAGCCAAGCGCGGCCTGAAATTCGACGCCGCAATCATCGACTTCCCTGATCCTTCGAACTTTTCCATCGGCAAGCTCTACTCGACCGCCTTCTACGAGAAGCTCCGTAGCGTGCTCTCGCCTTCCGCACTGATCTCGATCCAATGCACGTCACCGCTCGCGGCGCGGAAGTCCTTCTGGTGTGTGGATGAAACTCTGCGCGCCTGCGGCTACAGTACCGCGCCCTATCACGTCTACGTGCCATCGTTCGGCGAATGGGGATTCATTCTCGCCGCGCCTGAACCTGCCACCCTCACCGATGGATCGCCGCATGCCTTGCCGGAAGGACTGCGTTACCTCACGACGGAAACGCTGGTGCAGTGCTTCCGCTTTCCTCCGGACATGTCCGCGGTGCCCGCCGGGGTGAACCGGCTGAACAACCAGATCCTCGTGCGCCACTTCGAGGAGGAATGGGGGCGCTATGAATGACCGCATCAGCCGCCGCGTGTTTCTCGCCGGATCGCTCACGCTCGGCGCGTGCGGTCGGACCACGCGTGCCGGCGGTGATCGTGGCTGGACCGGCGGCATCGTCGGAGCCTCCCATCAAACCGGCCACCTGCTGCGGCAGGGGATGACTGGTCCACCGGTGCAGGCGGAAACCGCGGATGTAATCGTCGCCGGTGGCGGTATGTCCGGATTGATCGCCGCGCTGCGGCTCAAGCAAGCCGGACGACGCGTGAAGGTGATCGAACTGGAAGCCAACGTCGGCGGAAATGCTAGCAGCAGCCGCAATGCCACATCCGCTTATCCCTGGGGTGCCCACTATGTGCCGGTGCCGTCCGAAGACATGACCGATGTGTGCGCGCTGCTTGCGGAACTCGGTCTCGGCAAGCCCGGCGCGTGGAAGGAGGAAACCCTCTGCCACGATCCCTCCGAGCGACTATGGATCCGCGGCCACTGGCAGGATGGCCTGGTGCCATCCTATGGAATCTCTGCCGAAGAACGGCAGCAGATCGAACGCTTCTTCGCCCGCATGGAGACCTACAAGTCCCGCCGCGGCAGCGATAACAAGCGCGCCTTCGCCATTCCGGTGGATCACAGCTCGCGCGATCCGGAATTCACCACACTCGATGCGATCACGATGGCGGAGTGGCTGCAGCGCGAAGGTTTCACCAGTCCCGAGCTGTTGTGGCACATCAACTACGGCTGCCGCGATGACTACGGCGCGGGCATCTCGCTCGTCTCCGCATGGGCGGGCATCCACTATTTCGCCTCGCGGGATTCACAGGAACTTTTCACCTGGCCGGAGGGCAATGGCTGGATCGTGAACCGCCTGCGCGAACAACTCGACGGCGACATTCTCACAGGTCATCTGGTCACCCGCCTCACTCCGGATGGACGCGTGGAAGCCATCGAGGCCTCCACCGGCAAACGCCTCGCCTGGCAGGCGGATGCCATCGTCTGCGCGGCTCCGCGTTTCATCGCGAAGCATCTCGTCCCGGAACTCGCCACCAGTCCGGCTCCCGACTACTCGCCATGGATGGTGGCCAACCTCACACTCACCGGCCCCATCTCGGAAACATGGGACAATGTCCTGCGTGACAGCCGCGCGCTGGGATACGTGGTCGCCACCCACCAGAGCCTCTATCCGGCACAGGGACCGACGGTCATCACCTACTACCAGCCGCTCGATCACCTGCCGCCCCCCGCCGCACGAGAAGAGGCGCTGAAAACCAGCTACGAGAGCTGGTGTGAAAGCATTCTCACCGATCTGGAGCGACCTCATCCGGACCTTCGGGATCATCTCACCCACCTCGACATCTGGCTGTGGGGCCACGCCATGAGCCGCCCGCTGCCCGGAGTCATTCATGGCGAAACACGCGCCCGGATGCGAGAAACGCTCGGGAAAATTCACTTCGCCCACAGCGACATGAGCGGCCTGTCCATTTTTGAAGAAGCCTGCCATTGGGGTCACGAAGCGTCCCGGACCATTCTCTCCGTTTAACGACCTCCCTCATCCGATTTGAAATCTCAAATTTGATCTTTGAAATCCTCTCTCATGACCCTCGCCTGGCATACCCTGATCGACTACCACGATTGCGACTCCGCCCGCCTGACCGATCCCGGGGGCCTGCGCACCGTGCTACTGGAAGCGATCTCTGCCGCCGGAGGGACCTACGTGACGGATGTCTTCCATCAGTTCAGTCCGCACGGCCTGAGCGGCGTGGTTGTGATCGCGGAGAGCCATGTGGCCATCCACACTTGGCCGGAGCACCGGTTCGCCGCCGTGGACATCTTTTCATGCAGTCCCTCGCTCGATCAGGAAGCCGTCATTGTCCGCCTCGGCGCATGGTTGGGCGCGGAATGGCGGCGGATCGACCCACGGGAGCGGGGATTGCACGTCCACCGCGCTCCCACGGATTGCGGCAAAAAAGACGGGTAATTTTTCCCCTTTTCCCACGTAGTATCCCTCTCACAACCCACTCATCTGTTCTATTCATGCACCTGAGAAACTCCCTGCTCGCCATCGCAGGCGCGGTCACCGCGCTGCTCCCGCTCGCCAACACGGCGAAGGCCGAGGACGCCAAGAAGAAAATCGTTTTCGTCGCCGGACGTCCCAGCCACGGCCCGGGCGAACATGAGCACCGCGCCGGCTCCATGCTGCTGGCCGATCAGCTCAACAAGAGCGGCCTGCCGGTCCAGGCCACCGTGGTGGACAACGGCTGGCCGCAGGACACGTCCGTTTTCAATGGGGCTTCGGCCATCGTCATCTATTCGGACGGCGGTGGCGGTCACCCGGCTTTCAAGCACCTCGATGAACTCAAGGCCTTCGCCAAGGCCGGAGTCGGCATCGGCTGCATCCACTATGCGGTGGAAATCCCGAAGGGCGAAGCGGGCAATACTTTCCTCGACCTCGTGGGCGGCTATTTCGAGACCGATTGGTCCGTGAACCCGCACTGGAACGCCTCCTACACGCTGCCGAAGCACGCCGTTACCCGTGGCATCTCGAACTTCAGCATGCTGGACGAGTGGTACTACCACATGCGCTTCCGCGACAAGATGGCCGGTGTCACCCCGATCCTCACCGCACTGCCGGGCCCGGAAACCCTCACCCGCAAGGATGGCCCGCATGAAGGCAATCCGGAGGTCCGCGCCGCCGTGACCGAACGCAAGGAACCCCAGCACACGATGTGGGTCTACGAGCGTCCGGACTCCGTGGGCAAGGGTCGCTCCTTCGGCTTCACCGGCGGCCACTTCCACAAGAATTGGCAGAACGACGATTTCCGCCGCGTGGTGCTCAACGCCATCGTCTGGACCACCGGCCTCGAAGTCCCGGCCAAGGGCGTGCCGTCCAAGACCCCGACCGACGCCGAGATGCAGGCCAACCTCGACCCGAAGGGAAAGAAGTAAGCCGGGTTTTCCAACAGTTCTGAAACCAAAACGGCCGAGAGGAATCCCGGCCGTTTTTATTGCAATCATTCTTCGCTTGCCAAAAGCGGACAACCGGTTTCGCTCCAAGGAGCCTCTCATCCATCCATGCCCCCATGGTCCGG belongs to Luteolibacter ambystomatis and includes:
- a CDS encoding DUF4194 domain-containing protein; this encodes MNDSDPNWPRFWADVPDTDRAPLREILADLLGRGTIIGTEGGNRDLFLLARDHYREHLSDYLAPLGLELIVDDDFFLLQARPRPETCLLLSQFTKDETLLLLVLWRAWDDHRTTQMSSSVVITVDDLWNRFRNTFDQIEPPEKTHLDALLARLKRHRLIRTHKPDGVTQLGEMLIEVLPSLPRVIPFDSIEDWLARAALYQPTAEASSN
- a CDS encoding SbcC/MukB-like Walker B domain-containing protein — encoded protein: MRVHLSRILAVNWYGYRQFIDVSGLTLITGANGSGKSALLDLLQFVMLGEAGSRFNKAAAGAGSGRTLRGYCLCDTNTVGKDGQERFLRPSGVTLAGLEFAWPLQAGEPEPRRETWGARIEYEGPTAKPRTLWFTVPGRLEKEDFLAQQLLDDSIAFLSEEEFRVHLKRDLEGEAWDRQASYLEEMASRSHLGFDRPQMNKTLPNSMAFQPVDSFEKFIRDYLLEPGLPDVKAVRASVDAHRRAQERLDTMHDQHQRLVRICDQHAAYHEARREARLYAHLRDALAHEDKLEKLTGHRTRIDQLRLQNSEQRADYESAVAERNELDQQLAAVRLVAGNDSQIAHLAQNRSRRDELGREIDALREAAKHAREFLYERTQHWKHWLELAKSLGLEEPSQARDWMKQMQDTEEAPALDAAARMTRIYQMLVNDGQDQLRPLEEKIKDLEAREARLQRELDDLDRKGSAAPSPLLDALKSRGQRAVALGRVIEVKPEAEPWWPLLESLLGPNRQAVLAEDFTAAWDQAQRLGHIDEPLVHPEELTKREAKAGSVADFFETANDDAKAYLRHLFGDVVAVEKARQLDKHPRALSRDGWLKDPPLRLHLQPSKEFTIGEEGLRRLRTLREDELEQVREELVRLRNARDGWKLWLHRGQEWHLDKADAPSGTGGLHQLPRLKKEAQSLDETIRLLATPEREETVEKLRVLEKTFHGVIERIGRLDATLSKFSQQERELLDSIASAEEDERSALHTRQFSRELLEGVREAEIASQIESVCDQFPKWQQRIDAAKVVADTRSHDAEKARDMRDIERRALAEKHPETAEVFDPADESNDRYEARRRELEEHELERFRAAAEDARREWEDRLQHQVLDVLKEKLDEAERTKRELNRAMDHDIGGWRYQLSMRADRTHSAIWTLVDKGLNPGLELFAAGGKEDIERAKQALMTAIENAEDPRHQKALDYRFYHHWDIQATPTGKGEGAAISLNKSAKKQSGGENQAPFFVAMLAAFQRVYDIGRKETRQNLGVVIMDEAFSKLSGDRIDACLALARNFGLQLIMAFPEDRLPTMIQHAETVVQARVERAYDDKSGSVTNIENWCVKVDRGKLAEALA
- a CDS encoding DUF4178 domain-containing protein, giving the protein MRQFDCPQCGAPVPFETPGAVFAVCQHCQSMVVRKDASVETIGKMADLPPDVTPLQIGARGDHNGRPFRLMGRLRVGWTDGTWNEWYADFGGDRYGWIAETQGFFMISEAAPVPPGFKFDKIAMLGPESSIAIGQDAYRKTDHKKTRVIAGEGELPFIAKPNDEWVGIDLVGPGRKFAGLESDGPETRFYLGLSAQPEEIAWEGLRPVPGWNGEPVPVEKRNTDAVGCPECGGVIQVKAAGLTQSLVCGHCGTLLDAKGSKVAVAQKIEAASRLEHPPLPLGTRGTLKGIEWEIIGCVKRRDQYSQWTEGLLYNPWHGFAWLTEWNGHWNYMRRVLESPDPMSPVFEGRRYKLFAREESMVVAVAGEFYWRVRIGEKSTVADYINPPRILSSEIYPELEEVTWSEGEYISGPEVGAAFGMKNLAFASGVYLNQPNPWATRAPTLSRYAWIATAALLIIQIVGMAGAGKKVVLNQDFTYEKPVAGAPPMPALVSPSFDLDGGQSPARVEAEAAVDNSWIGLDADLVNETTGQTYPADISVEYYHGYDDGNWTEGSQKAGSDIPGVPPGRYHLQLAPDADPALAKMPFHITLKRGGIFWSNFFLCLIAIWIWPLWAKIRNFSFEARRWSESDFTS
- a CDS encoding DUF350 domain-containing protein; its protein translation is MDLINLKDVVASLLYSIIGIIIFCVSFIIVDKLTPYDLWKELIEQKNLPLAIVVAGVGLGLCIIIAASIH
- a CDS encoding polyamine aminopropyltransferase, encoding MESRGMRLLLLASVFTIATCGLIYELIAGTLASYLLGDSVTQFSTVIGVYLFAMGVGSWLSKFVKDKVLATFIRVEFLIGLIGGFSALLLFALFDQVASFRVLLYGLVFITGALVGLEIPLLLRLLKDQLKFEDLVSRVLSLDYIGALAASLLFPLILVPKLGLVRSSFLFGLLNAGVGLLALHFLRASLERQRALWAGGILSIVLLGAGFAGADHWQAWAERSAYNENIIFAHSSPYQRLILTRHRDDLRLYLNGNLQFSSRDEYRYHETLVHPVLSRIEKPKQVLVLGGGDGLAAREVLRYPAVEGITLVDLDAEMTRLFSRQPLLTTLNAGSLISPKLHIENADAFTWLEEAAKRGLKFDAAIIDFPDPSNFSIGKLYSTAFYEKLRSVLSPSALISIQCTSPLAARKSFWCVDETLRACGYSTAPYHVYVPSFGEWGFILAAPEPATLTDGSPHALPEGLRYLTTETLVQCFRFPPDMSAVPAGVNRLNNQILVRHFEEEWGRYE
- a CDS encoding flavin monoamine oxidase family protein, with the protein product MNDRISRRVFLAGSLTLGACGRTTRAGGDRGWTGGIVGASHQTGHLLRQGMTGPPVQAETADVIVAGGGMSGLIAALRLKQAGRRVKVIELEANVGGNASSSRNATSAYPWGAHYVPVPSEDMTDVCALLAELGLGKPGAWKEETLCHDPSERLWIRGHWQDGLVPSYGISAEERQQIERFFARMETYKSRRGSDNKRAFAIPVDHSSRDPEFTTLDAITMAEWLQREGFTSPELLWHINYGCRDDYGAGISLVSAWAGIHYFASRDSQELFTWPEGNGWIVNRLREQLDGDILTGHLVTRLTPDGRVEAIEASTGKRLAWQADAIVCAAPRFIAKHLVPELATSPAPDYSPWMVANLTLTGPISETWDNVLRDSRALGYVVATHQSLYPAQGPTVITYYQPLDHLPPPAAREEALKTSYESWCESILTDLERPHPDLRDHLTHLDIWLWGHAMSRPLPGVIHGETRARMRETLGKIHFAHSDMSGLSIFEEACHWGHEASRTILSV
- the speD gene encoding adenosylmethionine decarboxylase, which gives rise to MTLAWHTLIDYHDCDSARLTDPGGLRTVLLEAISAAGGTYVTDVFHQFSPHGLSGVVVIAESHVAIHTWPEHRFAAVDIFSCSPSLDQEAVIVRLGAWLGAEWRRIDPRERGLHVHRAPTDCGKKDG
- a CDS encoding ThuA domain-containing protein — its product is MHLRNSLLAIAGAVTALLPLANTAKAEDAKKKIVFVAGRPSHGPGEHEHRAGSMLLADQLNKSGLPVQATVVDNGWPQDTSVFNGASAIVIYSDGGGGHPAFKHLDELKAFAKAGVGIGCIHYAVEIPKGEAGNTFLDLVGGYFETDWSVNPHWNASYTLPKHAVTRGISNFSMLDEWYYHMRFRDKMAGVTPILTALPGPETLTRKDGPHEGNPEVRAAVTERKEPQHTMWVYERPDSVGKGRSFGFTGGHFHKNWQNDDFRRVVLNAIVWTTGLEVPAKGVPSKTPTDAEMQANLDPKGKK